The nucleotide window ttCATTGATGTTAGCACAGCACTTGAGCTATTCCACCACCTTTCCTTTCACCTCAATGAACAATACTGACATcatgagtcagtgtgtgtgtgtgtgtgtgtgtgtgtgtgtgtgtgtgtgtgtgtgtgtgtgtgtgtgtgtgtatgtgtgataggAAAGAAAATGCTGAGCTGTGTGATACGTCACCACTCTGCCATCCTCCACACACAGAGGATGACTCATAGCAGATGTACTGTACACCCCTTGCTTACAGTCAGATAAGTAGTCTGAACTCAcaatgtgtttatgtgcatttgctgagtgacaaacacacacaaaaactagTATCTTATCATTTCACACCTCAGATGCAATGCAGCCCAGCCTGGTATTAAAATGATATGAGCTGACCTGTGTCTGTTCTGTTATTGCTTAACAACATTTCTATATCATTTTGAAGGACTATTTCTTCAGCATTCATTGGCTACATCTTTCTATGGCTAATTAAATCAGAggcaccaaaaacaaacaaacttataAAATAAGACAGCAGATAAATGTAGACAACATTATCTACATGATGTGTAAAGGGGGATTTTCAGTGGCACGTACCAGCCATGCACTTTCACTCAGGCGATATATCTATTTAATCTATTTCTATATGATTGTTTGACTCGCTCACTGCTTGAATGTTAACTGTCAATTTAACCTAAAGCTACGATACTCAATGACAATCCAAACAACACAGGCACCTGCATGTTTTCATATTATGCTTCTTATGTGGGAAACAAAAGttattttggtaaaaaaaagataaaagatagTTTCAAAGTACTTATGGCAGATTGAGGTTAACTTTCCATAACTCCCATGATAATTTACTGCATTATTTTAATATGGGCAGCAAGCATTACTCTAATATCCTAGTGGTGTAGACAGATGCATACAGTACAGGAGGTCAAGGGGTCTTTGCATGGACTTTTACAAGACCATTCAGTCGATGTGTCCAACACAGAGGGATTTTAAAGGAGAAACACCCACAGTATTTACACAGAGGAGATGACTCTACATGTTCAGGCTATCTAAACTATGTATACTCATATATAATCAAATATTCTATCTATTTAATTAGATTCATTTATATATGTACACCGGATAAATCCTGTACAGTTCCTTACTTGCCGCTGTCTCATTAACACAAGGCGTTACGGGTTCAGTTAGTCAATACACACACAAGGCCGGGATGTGTGAGGTTGCTACAAGGGACAACAAGGGGTACACATAGTAAACTGCCATTGTTACAACAGGATGGGTTGAAGTTGTAACTGTAAATGACCACGCAGAGGAGTTTCTCAGCAGCGGCGTCATTTACTCCTGGTTTCTTGTTTTGATCTGCCTTCTCTGTCGGCTACTTTCTCATTCTACTCCCTCTTCACTTGTCACTTGTTTGCCTTTTAATTACCCTTTGTTCTTTCTCGCTCTGCTTGCCCTGACAGTAGTTGTTCCTTCACTAGAGTGTGCAGGTTGAACCTCTTGGTTCTCCCCTCCTccactgacacaaaaacactcccCACAATATCTCTTCAAAGAGGTTGGGGAGCACGTGTGCAGGTTTAACGCAGCTGCTCTCTGTGATGTGCGTTGAAATGTTGTGTGTACTATGCATTCATGTGTTGTCAACACTTCAGCTGGTCCATTTCAGAGCACTCCGTGTCCATATCAGAGTCATAAAGTGAGTGGCCTGTAGGGTCGCTGTCTGGCGACGGCGGGACCTGTGGCGTGTTGGTGTGTGGAGTGTGCGTATTTGTACAGTCCTGGAAGCTGTCTGTGCCAGAGTAGAGGCCCAGATCAGGGAGTTTGGAGGGCGAGTAATTGTCCTCTGTGCTGTCACTGTAGCAGAAGTCCTCCAGGTCCACAAACCACTCAGGCCAGAAACGCCGGCGGATGCGCTCACAGTACATGGCAAGGTTGATGAGCTCGCCTAGTAGGGACAGAGACCAGAGTGGGTGAagtattctgaaaattaaatgcAATAATGCTGATGCACCACTAACACTGAATGAACAATGTTATTCTGCATGAAATGAGTAGTAGAAATTTGGGAAATAATCTGTTTGATTCACTTTGCAGCACATTAACTGGCTCCAACTTCcgaaacaaacagcagaatgaCACGACACATGATTACAATACAATTACACTTTGTAAATCCTTGGGGAGTTTGAGCTTGACTCAAAATACTGAAGACAAACACATGTTACAAACATTGCATATAACCCATATTGCACATGTTATAATAGGaaatgatacaatacagtacgacacaacacaacaggacGAGACATGGCACAATGTGGAACAATACGGTAGGGTACGATAGGCttggataggataggataggaagATTGGATccaatatgatatgatgcgatacaagaagatacagtacgatatgaggcgatacgatacaacatgatataGAAATGATTGCATAAGGTCATACCTTTATATACCTTTTTTTATACCATATGTcatactttttaataattgttactttataggctcttgtttgctttatatatttcttttgcactgtctactctgttactgtgacacttgtatttccccgttgtgggacgagtaaaggactctcttatcttatcttatcttacatatGATTCCATACTCTACAACCAGTGCAAGACGCTGCTGCCTAATAATTACACATGGATTGAGAAATAAATGTGGTGTGAGCTAacttacactggcttccagtaaTGTTTGatattgaatttaaaaatgtactgaTTACTTTTTAAGCATTGAATGGAAAAATgctaataatattattaatacagTAAACAAGTTGTAGAAGGAGAgctgtgtttgagtgttgacacaaacatacatatctAGAATTTTTCCCGCTGACAGTTCTAATCCTCAATGAGGTCAGTCCATTATTGATAATGACCGAGAAATGTTATTGTATCAGACTATCTCAAAATCTCAGGGTTTAAAACTGtagcttttctttcaaaatgagcGAAAATACAATATGCTTCTTTTACCTATGGGTAAAAAGCTTGAGGTTTTGTTGTAATTTCCCATGATGTCAAACTCACCTTTGATGAGCTGCTCCGGCCGTGTTCCTGGTAGGGTCCACATAGCTGGGGCCAGGTGACTGAACACTGCAGCGTCTACTGTCGAAAGCTTAGAGCCCATAAGGTACTTCTTATCACCTGAGAcagcacacaaagaaaaaagataTCAAACCACCGCACCATGATGGAATTTCTTATTCAGACATTCTTCTCCTCCTTAAGGGACGGTTTGACCTTTGGAGATAATACACTCATCACACTTCTTGCAGAGATTTTCATTAGAGGACCAATGGCAGCTGAACTAACTATACTAAATACTGGGAACGGGGaaacagataaatacaaatagatacATTAAGTTCTGTCCGTAACAAACTAACTCATTCTTTATGTGCAGCAAATGtaaaacagggaaaaaaaacaaaaggaaaaaaatatttcctgTCACAAATTCAAAGACAGCTCTGCCCTCAGAGctgtaaaacactaaaaaaaatcTCTCCTTACCACTTGCATGCTCTCAAATCTGTGTCTGTAGGATCTCCCATAATAAACTGCCAGAGGCTATATACTGATTCCAGATTGCAATGCCAAGATTTCACCACAGAAGGTCAGTATTGTGCTATCCTTCAATTTCCGTAGGGCCACTGCCGCCTTGTTACAAGGACACACATGATGTTGCTGGTTATAGTTCTAAAGGCACACGTTGAAAACCACAGCAGTGGTTTCGCTCTCCAAATAGAGCTGCTAATCTCCCTCCAGGGTGAAATAAAGGAACACACTGGCGAGACAAATTGTGACCAAGTCTGGAAAATACTAAGTAAAGGCTCTGGGATTTCTATGCTGCAGATACATGCAGCAGAAATACCAGTATACTGTACTGAGGGCTTTCATAGGGCCAGATTTTAGGTGAAATGGTTGTCTGGGTACACGTACGCTTTTAACTGTCATTTGAACAAAACAGCTCTTTAAATATGTATTACAAAACATCTTCAATataattaatttgtttattttgtaccAAGTATAGTGGCCAAAGTACGCATGTCCTTCTCCATCAGGGCATACACTTCCTCCTTAGAGAAGCGTCCAATTCCATGTCCATACATCTCCCTCTGGACAATCCCACCAGTCAGGTGACTCAGGATCCACTTAAGCAGTTCGCTCAGTGGTCCGCTCACTGACAGCATCTTCTGGGTCTCTTCCAAGTTATCTATCCACTGACAGTAAGCAATTGtcctgcaacacaaacacacacagaaatgcttAAGTTAATTTTCCTTTATTCAGCTCTACTTGACTTCACACACTTCCCTTATTCTTCCATGTTGACCAAGCTACAAATTGAATCCTTTTTTTCCAAATACCATCTATTACCTGTTCTACAACAACAGTTTTTTCTCACCAGTAGAAGTGCTCCTCCACCATTTTGGTAATGGCACGAGACACAGCCTTCTCCTGTGGTGTCAGGCTCTTATTAAGGCTCACGCCCAGCCGCTCCTCCAGGAAGTCGATGGTGAATTCGGAGCCGCACACCTGCTCCTGGTTGTACTCAATCCATGGCATCTTTCCCTGCGGTGAGAGCTTCCCATCAAAGTAGTTCTGCAAGAAGGAAAGGATTAaggattacattttaaatggaaAGAGCAAAGGAGGACAACTAAGGCGTTTGAGAATATGTTTAAAATACACAACAGTGAATGCAGTTGGTAGTTAAAACCAGATAGGTTCaagaaaaacaatgacaatacattttaattatcaCATAAGATAACAGGTTGATTTTATCAGCACTGACTCACAGTTTGTCAGTAACTATTCACAGCCAAAGTAAAGACACAACAGCAAACTAAGGGTTTAACAGCGTGTATTTCTGTCAATCACAGGGAACATTTTACCTTGTAGGGCAAGTCCACCATGCGGAGGTAGGTCTCCATCTTAAGGCAGAAGGGGGACAGGGACGGGACGCCAGTTTTAGGCCGGGAGAACTGGTGGAGGATGATGGCATCTTTAGAGTCCAgctcttcttcctttctgtttggaggaaagaaaaacagaactgCAGATCACACAGAAGGAGAGGCCTCACAAAACAAACTTTGCATGTTTGTAGTATTCATTTTGAGTCACATTGAGAAGACTTGCTTCTCATCTAAAGATAGTATCATAATCGTTTAACTTTATATTACGATACGTTTTAGGGTcgcatattttattgtattggtcagactttaagaaatatattttgagcAGAAGTAAGTGATAGtaaaattgttattttttgatTAATACTTGTGAAACAGGTCTTTCACATATTACCAGAGTCAGAGGAGATGTCtaaaagatgtatttttttcaccCAAAAGACTAATTCCAAAATAGTCTTCTTACTTCCccttaattattttataacatattaaagaaaaagaacagcTAACAAGTGTTTGAAGAAAGAACCAGGGCAGAATCTTTATTGTGTGAATTGTTAGCACATTcacttaaaaacattattacAATTGAATAGTAATAATACTTGTTGCAGATAATTGTCATTCCTTAAATGTATTAATATGCATTTGTTTAAGGTCTGGTTATTGCTGTTGTGATGCTGGGCTAGATACCCTACCAGGCAAACCAGGTAGCTTCTATAGCTTTGGGCCTTGTTTAGCTGATGGAAAATGTAGTTTTATTAAACGTTCCTCAATAAAGGTGTGTTTGATCTCACTGACACAAATTAAGTACAACTCTAGCTTTATTGCTTGTACTGAAATTAAAGCAAAGGTTCAGACACTTTCATGCTAAAACAAGAACACTTTGTACACTTTGATATATTGGTCTGTTAGCTGAATCAAAGCTAAGGCCAGCAGTCTGTTagcccaggggttcccaaacttttcagcccgggacccccaaaatataggtgccaaagactcgtgacccccactgtccctcaaagtgatttaatgtggcctcatttagctggtctgcagaaaatttagcctacctatatgagcatgtggctgtgtttgctgtgctgttataaattaacctactgctactgatgcttttgataattaactgttcactaaccctaaacttaggagtcatctggcaacaagaaaggcagaaaactattttctattttcaaggttttatttcaagtttagctatattttttgtcgatattttttactctaTTGGGTAAAAttaactatttttagataacttttgtcattcatttttgcatttttttgttcaccacaagttatcaaattatataatacaaaaccaacaaagagaagagaaaattaataaatacacaataataataaaaaaattataataattaacaatacaaacaaaaaggaagataaacataagaaaaaaaggtaaataattaaaaatacttaataataataataataataataataataataataataataataataaatattttagataacttttttttaaaaacattctggaagacatctcacgaccccccatttgtgtctagcgaccccccccccccccccccccccccagaggttcccgacccacactttgggaacccctgtgttaGCCTATAGTAGGCCTAACAATACTGAAAACAGGAGCCGATAGACTAGTCTGGCTTTACCTACTCGTAATACTAATATAAAACACTTCTATAGCTTACTAAACAACTCTTAATTTCACTTGCTTAGTTCACAGAATACCCAAAGTGCAAAATAGTCTCTGTTATGGTAACCTTCCTATGGGACATGGCTCCAG belongs to Notolabrus celidotus isolate fNotCel1 chromosome 13, fNotCel1.pri, whole genome shotgun sequence and includes:
- the faxca gene encoding failed axon connections homolog, giving the protein MCWRVGFAWTRSCVVDLGQNQSLSSGLLGSDETLSFYGYIIAYPLQDYGGIMSALGSDSWWRKTLYLTGGALLAAAAYLLHELLAIRKEEELDSKDAIILHQFSRPKTGVPSLSPFCLKMETYLRMVDLPYKNYFDGKLSPQGKMPWIEYNQEQVCGSEFTIDFLEERLGVSLNKSLTPQEKAVSRAITKMVEEHFYWTIAYCQWIDNLEETQKMLSVSGPLSELLKWILSHLTGGIVQREMYGHGIGRFSKEEVYALMEKDMRTLATILGDKKYLMGSKLSTVDAAVFSHLAPAMWTLPGTRPEQLIKGELINLAMYCERIRRRFWPEWFVDLEDFCYSDSTEDNYSPSKLPDLGLYSGTDSFQDCTNTHTPHTNTPQVPPSPDSDPTGHSLYDSDMDTECSEMDQLKC